The following DNA comes from Pseudomonas sp. MYb118.
TTTCCAGCCGCGCTTCTTCCAGTTGGCCATCCATTCATTGATGCCCTTCATCACATACTGCGAGTCGGTCACCAGCAGCACGTCGCAGGAGCGCTTGAGCTCTTCCAGGCCACGGATCGCGCCCATCAGCTCCATGCGGTTGTTGGTGGTATTGGCTTCGCCGCCCCACAGTTCCTTTTCAACGCCCTTGTACACCAGCAATGCGCCCCAGCCGCCGGGGCCGGGGTTGCCTTTGCAGGCGCCGTCGGTGAACAGTTCTACGCTATCGCTCATGCCAATCTATCCAAAAAATGCAGTGGCCCGCCGAGCCGCGCTCGACGACGCCCAGGGCCGGGGTACGCCCGGCCGGGAATGAAAAAGGGTTCAAGGTTCGATGTTGCGCCGGTTGACCTTGGCCATCGGCAACGGAATCAGCTTGCCCATCGGCTCGCGACGCTCCTGACGCAGCGGGCGCAGGCCGACCACGATCTTGCGCGCCACCAATAAATAGAAGCCGCCACCCGACAGTTGCCAGTTACCGGCCCTGCGTTCCCAACCGGCCAGCCGGGCTTGCCAGGCGGGCGACGCAAGCGGCGGACGATAGCACCCGAAGCGACGTTTCTCCAGCGCGAAGCCCAGCAGGTTCAGCCAGTCACCGACCCGTGACGGCGAAATGCAGCGAGCCTGGCGCAAGGCATCGTGGGCGAACGCATGGCGCAGCCCCCAGGAACTCCACGGATTGATGCCGATGATCAGCAAGTGCCCGCCCGGTCGCACCGCGCTTGCCGCCTCGCGCAACAGGCCATGGGGCGACAGACAGAAATCCAGGCCGTGCTGCAGCACCACCACATCGGCGGCGTGCTCGCTCAATGGCCAGGCCTGTTCCTCACAGACGATCTCGACACCCGGCAACGGCGCGCCGA
Coding sequences within:
- the rnhA gene encoding ribonuclease HI; translated protein: MSDSVELFTDGACKGNPGPGGWGALLVYKGVEKELWGGEANTTNNRMELMGAIRGLEELKRSCDVLLVTDSQYVMKGINEWMANWKKRGWKTAAKEPVKNADLWKQLDEQVNRHNVTWKWVRGHIGHHGNERADQLANRGVDEVRGFKQG
- a CDS encoding class I SAM-dependent methyltransferase, whose amino-acid sequence is MTDKAFAQADPDWLALISAAREWLSGPLGQFLLDEERRMLEDELGRFFGGYLVHYGPSAETPPSAPQVQRNVRLGAPLPGVEIVCEEQAWPLSEHAADVVVLQHGLDFCLSPHGLLREAASAVRPGGHLLIIGINPWSSWGLRHAFAHDALRQARCISPSRVGDWLNLLGFALEKRRFGCYRPPLASPAWQARLAGWERRAGNWQLSGGGFYLLVARKIVVGLRPLRQERREPMGKLIPLPMAKVNRRNIEP